The DNA sequence AAGCGACCTTGGACCATGTTCAATGAAACGGTCTTCAAGACCGATGCGCCGCAATCGGCAGGGAATATTGTTTTTCTCCAAAGCGAGGCTCACCGCATTTCCAAATCCGCCATAAAGAGTATTTTCTTCAACTGAAATCAATTTCCCGCAAATCATCGCCAGCTGCCTTACCAGTGCAACATCAATCGGCTTTGCTGAACGGGCATCTGCTACCGTAATATTAATTCCCTGAGCTGACAGGTTTTGGGCAGCATGTAAAGAAGGAATTACGGTCGATCCGAGTGCCAGCACTGCCCCATCAGTTCCCTCAGTTAAGATTTCACCACTTCCTGGCACGATTGGTTTCCGGATAACTGGAATTGATACCTCTTCACTACCGCCGCGTGGATATCTAATTGCTACCGGACCATCATCATAGTTTACTGCAAATTCGAGCATATTTTCCAAATCTAGTCCATCGCGCGGCGCGAAAACAACCATTTCCGGCATCATCAGCAGATAACTTAAATCGTAAGCACCGTGATGGGTAGGACCATCTTCGCCGACAATACCCGCCCGGTCAATGGCAAATACTACCGGCAATTTCTGCAGGCAAACATCTTGCAAAATCTGATCCACAGCACGAAGGAGAAAAGTAGAATATATTGCAACTACCGGCTTCATTCCATTCTGAGCAAGCCCAGCAGCAAATGTTACCGCATGCTGCTCTGCAATTCCGACATCAAAAAAACGGTCGGGAAATTTTTCGCGGAAATGTCTTAAACCGGTCCCGAGACACATGCCGGCAGTGATTGCCACAATGCGGGAATCTTTTTGTGCCAACTCTACTAACTTTGCACCAAAATGTTCAGTAAAAGTTTTTGCCGGATGAGGTAAAGGTTCACCAGTTTTGATGTCGAATGGGCCGATTCCATGAAACAATTCCGGATTTTCAAGGGCGGGCTCGTAACCAATTCCCTTCTTAGTAACCACATGGATTAAAATCGGCCCAGAGAGATTTTCAACTCTTTTAAAAGTTGTCAATAGTTCATTAAAATCATGACCATTCACCGGGCCAATGTAGCGAAAACCGAGCTCTTCAAAAAAAATACTGGGCACGACAAGATTTTTCAATCCTTCTTCAAGTTTTCGTGCTGCTATGCGTGCTCTTTCACTAAGGTGTCGCGGAAGATATCCCAGTAATGCCCAGGTGTCTTCCTTAATGCGATTATAAATGCGACCGGTGATTACGCGATTCAAATAAGAAGCCATCGCACCGGAAGAACGGGCGATTGACATTTCATTGTCGTTGAGGATGATAATAATATTTTCTTGAAGTGACCCTGCATGATTTAACGATTCAAATGCCATACCGGTGACGATTGAACCGTCTCCTATTACCGCGATTGTGCGGCGCTGATTATTCTGCAGTCGGTCAGCAACTGTCATTCCTAAGGCAACGGATATTGAATTCCCTGAATGTCCTGTATCAAATACATCGTATTTACTTTCACAGCGCTTGGGAAAACCGGCGATTCCGCCGTATTGACGAAGGGTGTTAAATTTTTCCCTCCGGCTTGTAATTAATTTATGGGTATAACACTGGTGCCCTACATCCCAGATTATTCGATCATAAGGTGTTTTAAAAATATAATGAAGTGCAAGTGTTAACTCTACCACTCCCAAATTAGGGGCAACATGTCCGCCGGTCCGGGCGGTAGTAGTAATTATCACTTCCCGAATCTCAGCAGCAAGCATGCGCAGTTCCTTGACCGATAATTTTCTCAAATCTTCAGGAGATTCAATCTGTTCCAGCATATAATCCTCATTGTTGCCGTTTAAGAATCAACTCTGTCAATTGAGCGAAAAAGTCAAATTCAGGGCCTAACTGGCGAAATCTCATTTCCGTATTTTGGGCTAACTTCTGTGCTTCAAGTTGTAATTGATTAAAGGTTAATTTGGTATTCCGCCTAACAGACGAATCCGAGCGGTCCGTCGCATAGTCGAGTAAATCGTCAGTCAATTGGAATAAAGTTCCCAAATCGATACCCAGTTTAAATAACCACCTTTCCTGTTTGATGCTGACGCCAGCGATAATAGCACCAGTAGTGATGGCAACCGCAAAGAATTCTGCTGTTTTTAATTTCGCGATTCTGAAATAATCTATTCGTGAAAATTGATCAATGTCAAGAATCTGACCGCCTGCCATTCCGCTGGGTCCAATGGCTGAGGAAATGGCATGTATGGCCCTGATTTTCCGTTCATCGGGTGCCCTGCTCAATGCAAAAACCTCAAATGCCTTCGCTAGTAACGCATCGCCTGCAATGATCGCCGTCGCCTCGTCAAATTTTCGGTGAACGGTAGGCTGACCCCGGCGGTAATTATCATTATCAAGGGCTGGAAGATCATCATGAATCAGCGAAAAGGAATGTATCAATTCCAATCCGCAGCAGAAAGGCAATATCCAGTCACGTCGTTTCCCACCACATGCAAAATAGGTCTCCAGTGCCAGAATCGGCCTGATGCGTTTCCCGGGACTGAGAACACCATAACGCATTGCAGCAGCAAGTCGTTTGGGAACTGCAACGCCAAATTTCAAAATCCGATTCAGATGGAGGTTGATTAGCCGACGGTCACTTTCAATCCGTGCTGTTATATTCATTGACGCTCCGTTTTTAATCCCGAGTTTAACTCAGCAGCCAAAACCGTGTTGCTCAGCAGCATTGCTACTGTCATCGGTCCCACCCCACCAGGAACCGGTGTAATTGCTGATGACTTACGAACTGCAGATTCAAAGTTTACGTCACCAACTATTCCTTCATTGGTTCTGTTGATACCAGCATCAATAATAACCACTCCTTCATTTATCATCTCCCCGGTAACAAAATTAGGTTTGCCAACTGCCACGACAAGTATTTCCGCAATTTTGCATATTGAAATCAAATCCTTGGTTTGACTGTGAGTAACGACGATTGTAGCATCTCCATACTCACCCTTACGAAGTAGTAGATTTGCCAAAGGTCTGCCCACTAACAGACCTCGTCCGATTATCACCGTGCGTCTGCCTGATGTCTTAATTGAGTATCGTCGAAGCAATTCTACGATTCCTGCTGGAGTTGCGGGGACAAAAACTGGGTTACCGGCTAACAATCGTCCCAAATTTATTGGTGTCAACCCATCAACATCCTTATTGGGTGCGATTAATCCCAACATTACCTCAGTATCAATATGTTGGGGAAGTGGTAATTGAAGGATAATTCCATGAACTGCTGGATTTTCATTGAGACGATTGATTGTGTCAATCACTTCCTGCTCTTGAGTTTCTTCAGGAAATTGAATCACTTCGGATTCTATTCCCAGTTGTTTACAGGCGTTTACTTTATTTGACACATATATAAGTGAAGGAGGATATGAGCCGATCATAACAATGCTCAATTTAGGATTTATACCATGTCCTTTTAATTCTGCAACTCTAACCTTAAGCTCATTTTTGATCTGTTTAGCAATTAACTTACCGTCTAAAATCAAAGGGTGCATAAAATTCTCCTTTTAATAATTAATAACACCAAATACAAACTCTTATGATAAACTGGCGCTGGAGAATGAACTTTTCTTGTATTACTATCTGCTAAAACCATTAAATACCAGAACTGCTCTCTATACTACCTCCTATAGCTCTTTATGATTTCAAATTTCATTGTCTATCAGTTTCGTGGTTGAACCGCAATAAACATCGGTTGCCGGTTTCTTTTAATGTATACAAGAACCGGTTCTTTTGACCCGGCAATCTCCTTAGTGATCTGTTCGAAATCATGATGGTCCGCAATTTGTCGTTCGTTTATTTTTAAAATAATATCACCGGGTTGGAAGCCGGCGTCTTCTGCAAGCGAACGAGGCCTGACCGATAATACTTTAACGCCCTGTTCGCACTCAGCATTTTCTTTATCTTCAGAAGACAAATCTGCAACCTCCAAACCGAGCCAATTATTATTTCGATCCTGCTCACTCGGCAGTTGGGGTTGAATTAGTTTAGGAAATTCAGTTAATACCGCCCTCTTGATTAATATACTTCCTTTACGAACAATCCGCAATGTCACTTGGGTTCCCGGTCTTAAATCGGCAATTCTCTCCCGAAACTGTTTTACACCTGTAACCGGCTCTCCATTAACATCCAGTATCACATCGCCAACCCGCAAACCGGCTTTTTCTGCAGGCGTATGAGGTATTACTTCACTAATCAAAATACCGTAATTAACAGTTAACTTCAAAGCCTTTCGCAACTGTTCGGTAATTTCTTGGGGTACAATTCCAAGATAACCTCTGGTTACCTTTCCGTATTTTATCAACTGTTCGGCTACATTTTTTACATAGTTGACTGGAATTGCGAACCCTATACCGATATTTACCCCCAGTGGGGAACTGATGGCTGTATTTATACCAATAAGCTCTCCGCGGATATTAACCAGTGCTCCGCCAGAATTACCTGGGTTAATTGCTGCGTCGGTCTGGATAAAATCCTGTCTAGTAGGTCCTCCGGGCAGCTGAAACCCCGATCTTCCAATAGCAGAAATAACGCCAACGGTTACGGTTCCCTGTAAACCATATGGATTGCCGATTGCAATCGCCCAGTCCCCCACCTTGATGCTGGCAGGATCGGCAAATTTTATCGGAACCAAGGAAACCGTGGGTTTTATTTTGATAACAGCCAAGTCAGTCTGGGGATCAACTCCTACTATTGAAATATTTTCATTTTTCAACTCGGTTCCATCATGTAATTTCACTATGATATTATCATAACCCGCAATCAGGTGGTTATTAGTAACAATGTAACCGTCACTACTTATAATAACGCCAGAACCCAAAGAATAGGCATTTCGTTCCGGCAGATAAAAATCCCACGGGAAAAATTCAAAAAATTCATCATTCCAAGGTTTAACCGGATTTGAATTTTTAATTTTTCGCTCCGTCGAGATATTTACTACAGAAGGAAGAACTTGTTCAACGATGAAAATAAAGGGACTGTGAGAGAATAGAGATTCAGGTAATTGAGGTAGAGCCAACAAAAAATTGAACACAAATAATGATCCCACCAATACGGCGGATACCTTATCAATTAGGGAATTAATCATGAAACCCTCTCCCTTGAAGAGGAAATTGTTGCATCAATATTGACAAAATTCATTCCCACAACTCCTGAAATCAATCGCACTATATCAACACCCTTTATTCTAGCTGTACGGACTTGACGGAGTATATACTTTAGGCAAGTATTTAATTGCGATGATTCGTACTTGGCTGTATTGGCAGTTCCCAGTTTTTCGTAGTGAGATAAAATTCTCTCCAAGCCAGAAACTAATAGCTGCACATTGGGATTCACTGACTTGGGCACATAAATCAAACCTTTCTCCTGTATGCGTCGGCGTTCTATAACATTTTCTAATGCCGCAACAATTTCATCGTCATTGGGGAAGGGAGAAGATTTAGTCCTAATTATTGCCAGCCTCAAATTGTGTAGCACTTCGAACCAATTTCTTTCAAATTCACTGTCTCCGTATATATTCAGCAACTTCTCTAAGGCTGCTTTTCTACTTTCTAATAGATATTCACATCCATCAGGACATTGAATAATTGTCCGTCGCAGGCGGCCACAACATTGTGAACAAATTTCCATCTTAACAGCAGTACATACCCGATTACCACGTCTTGAACAGTACAAACACTTAGACATATCAGAGTATACTTAGCGGACTTTTCACTGCAAGTTCTACACTATTATCTCATTGCTTCAGATTTCGTAAAGGAACGATCTAACCGAAATTCAGATAAGTCTATCGTAGATTTTCCTGTAGTAATCATTTCTGCCATTAATTTACCAATTGCCGGACCGAACATAAAACCATGCCCGCTCATACCAGCAGCCACAAAGTATCCTTCAATCGATGTTCGACCGCATATTGGATTGCCATCCGGACTCATTTCGTAAGAACCCGCCCATTGTCTCAAAACTTTTACACTGGATAACTTCGGCAGCAAACGTATCATCCTTCGCGGCATCTCAGTAATAAATTCATCACTTGAATCTAAACGGTAGCCGGGAACTAAAGGAACCGGCGTATAACAACCTATTATATGTCCAGTTCCATAATGCTGAAGGAAGTAACAGCCATCAGAACGATAATCAACCAGCATAGGATCCAAACACCTTTCAACTGCTTCGGTTACCAGCGCCTCATGCCGATCCGGTGTAACTGGTACACTTACTCCCGCCATCCTCCCCACTTCTGACGCCCAAGGACCGGCCGCATTCAGGACTACTGGAGCAAAGAACTCGTCTCCCCTGTTAGTTACCACTGAAACAACGCGCCCTTTGTTAATATTTATACCCACAACTTCCGTTTCTGTATATACTTTAGAACCCAGATCCCTCATTCTTTTCAGATAGCCAAATGTCACCTTGAATGGATTCGCCTGTCCGTCCGTAGGACACCATGCCCCCCCGATCAATCCTTCAGTATTCAATCCCGGAACAATACGCGCACATTCATCAGCACTAACAAATGCAACATCAAGACCGCATTGCCGCTGAATTTCTATTGCTTTCAAGAATGATCTTTTACGTTCTTCGTCAAAAGCCAAAAAAAGATATCCGCCGGCATACCATTCAATATCGTCCCCAACTTCTTCTTTGAAATTTTGAAATAGTTTAATACTTAGAAGCATCACCTTAATAGTTAACTCATGGGAAAACTGTGCCCTGATACCCCCGATACAGCGACCAGTCGATCCGGCGCACGGGAATTTTTTTTCTAACAAAGTCACTTTAAAACCTGCCTTAGCAAGATGATATCCTACGGCAGCACCAATTATTCCTCCGCCTACAATTACTGCATCAGCTGTTTTCCGACTCATATCTGTATTGACCGAGTAACTGCAATTTTATCGGTTTTACCGGTGGTCGTGATTTGGGAAACTGCAATTTTGCTATGGGAATGCCGGCTATTTCTTCGATCATTCTAGCAACAACCCTCATGCACCCTCTTCCACTGCAATGTCCCATTCCGATGCGCAATATCCGTTTTAACTCTTCGGGCGAATGATAGCCATTTTTAATCGCCTGTCGAACTTCATCTTCGGAAATCTCCTCGCACCGACAAACTATAACAGAATTTAAAGCAGATTTCTTTACTGCACGCTTTGTTCTATTGCCATGCCCCATAATACCATGCCTTTTCCCTTATTTTTATACCCCTTTTGGAGGAAAAATTAGATATCATAGCCTAGAAAAGGTATCATCTGACATCAAATCAATCGTATATGCCTTACATCTTTCCAGAATCTCTTGGAAACAGCAACAGTAACAACTGCACACCGGTTAAAGCTTTGACTGTCAAGAACTTTGATAACCCTGCCGTAACAAACTTTATTACCGTTGCGATCAAGGCATAAAACCTTAGCATCGGGTTGAGGACGCGGGATGAACTCATACGGCATCGCAATGGAAGCATGGGTTTTGGTATAATTGTAATTGATTACAAATATTGCCAACCCCGGGCATTTGGTTATACATATCCCGCACCCGTTACAAATTTCAAAGTCTACGCTGGGTTTGTTTATAAGAGCACCTTCAATTTTAATTGCCCCTCTGGGACAAGCATAAGCACAGGGATTGCAGGGGATATTTTCAATACATTCAATCAACACAACCGGTCTTTTCTGGAGCCGAGAATACGAAGGAACAAACCCATTTCTTTTAAGATCGTTAAATGTCAAAACACCGGAACGCCTGTATTTTTCAATTGCCATATTTTTTGAGTATAAAAACTTTTAAATATCAGTCAAGAATCAGATGAATCTGAGAAATGTTGACACTGATTAAACTTTCTTTAATATACAAAATTATAAATGTTTTTGGAGGTTAGTTATATGGAAATATTAGAATCAGGCACTGGAGAACTCTTTCACCCCCCAGATCCAGATGGCTTCCGGGAATGGGTTCACAAACATAAAAATACCCGATTGGTTTCCAAAATCATGTCAGAACAGGAAGCCATTGCACGCTTCGTTCAAGACGGGGATTACATCGGAACTGAACTATACGGAACTGTCCGGGCACCGATGTCGCTAATACGGGAGCTGATTCGGCAGGGTAAGAAACACCTTAAAGTCGCGGGACAGGGCGTCCATGAACTTGATCTTCTTCTTGCTGCTGATCTTGTTGACTGCCTGGATATTACTTACATAGGTTGGGAACTCTACGGAATTTCCTCAATTTTACGTCGTGCGGTGGAATCAGGTCGTGTTAAGACCGCTGAATGGTCCAATGCGGCAATTTCCTGGCGGTTCAAAGCAGCAGCCATGGGTGTATCGTTTATCCCTGTTCGTTCAATGCTGGGTACTGATACTTTTAAATACTCAGCAGCCAAAATTGCCAAAGACCCCTGGACTGGGAAACCGGTATGCTTGCTTCCTGCTCTTTACCTTGATGTCGGCCTTATCCACGTTCATCAGGCTGATGAATACGGCAATTGCCGAATTGAAGGCATATCCGGATTTGCAGTGGAACTGGCTCGTGCATCCAAGAAATTAATCATTTCCGCCGAGGAAATTATATCCAATGAAGAAATCCGGCGCTATCCCGAAAGAACAATTATTCCCTACTATCTAGTGGATGCTGTAGTTCCTGCTAAATATGGTTCTCACCCAGGCGAGATGTGCTACCGGTACTGGCGTGATGAAGAACACCTTCTGCAGTTTTACCGGGATTCCGCCGACCCTGAAAAGACCAGAGCCTATCTCAATAGATGGGTCTATGGCTGCAGCAGTCATGATGAGTATATCAAGCTCGTAGGAATTGAGCGGCTTAAAAAACTCGAAATGGAAATTGGAGGGAGATGATGAACACTAAATATAATGAAGTTGAGTTTCTGATCTGCCTTGCAGCCAGTCTTATGGAAGATGGAACAACTGCGTTTGTAGGCACAGGCATCCCAATGCTTGCTGCGGCTCTTGCCAAGAAAACACACGCTCCCAACCTTGTGGCAGTTTTTGAATTTGGAGGAACGGGTGCGTCACTTGAGAACTTACCGCTTGCTGTCGGCGATTCTCGAACCTTCCACCGCGCAGTTGCGGCGTCGGGAATTTGCGATATTATGGAAA is a window from the candidate division WOR-3 bacterium genome containing:
- the dxs gene encoding 1-deoxy-D-xylulose-5-phosphate synthase, yielding MLEQIESPEDLRKLSVKELRMLAAEIREVIITTTARTGGHVAPNLGVVELTLALHYIFKTPYDRIIWDVGHQCYTHKLITSRREKFNTLRQYGGIAGFPKRCESKYDVFDTGHSGNSISVALGMTVADRLQNNQRRTIAVIGDGSIVTGMAFESLNHAGSLQENIIIILNDNEMSIARSSGAMASYLNRVITGRIYNRIKEDTWALLGYLPRHLSERARIAARKLEEGLKNLVVPSIFFEELGFRYIGPVNGHDFNELLTTFKRVENLSGPILIHVVTKKGIGYEPALENPELFHGIGPFDIKTGEPLPHPAKTFTEHFGAKLVELAQKDSRIVAITAGMCLGTGLRHFREKFPDRFFDVGIAEQHAVTFAAGLAQNGMKPVVAIYSTFLLRAVDQILQDVCLQKLPVVFAIDRAGIVGEDGPTHHGAYDLSYLLMMPEMVVFAPRDGLDLENMLEFAVNYDDGPVAIRYPRGGSEEVSIPVIRKPIVPGSGEILTEGTDGAVLALGSTVIPSLHAAQNLSAQGINITVADARSAKPIDVALVRQLAMICGKLISVEENTLYGGFGNAVSLALEKNNIPCRLRRIGLEDRFIEHGPRSLLLEQNNLSANKLTHIFKEFFQ
- a CDS encoding polyprenyl synthetase family protein, with the protein product MNITARIESDRRLINLHLNRILKFGVAVPKRLAAAMRYGVLSPGKRIRPILALETYFACGGKRRDWILPFCCGLELIHSFSLIHDDLPALDNDNYRRGQPTVHRKFDEATAIIAGDALLAKAFEVFALSRAPDERKIRAIHAISSAIGPSGMAGGQILDIDQFSRIDYFRIAKLKTAEFFAVAITTGAIIAGVSIKQERWLFKLGIDLGTLFQLTDDLLDYATDRSDSSVRRNTKLTFNQLQLEAQKLAQNTEMRFRQLGPEFDFFAQLTELILKRQQ
- a CDS encoding bifunctional 5,10-methylenetetrahydrofolate dehydrogenase/5,10-methenyltetrahydrofolate cyclohydrolase gives rise to the protein MHPLILDGKLIAKQIKNELKVRVAELKGHGINPKLSIVMIGSYPPSLIYVSNKVNACKQLGIESEVIQFPEETQEQEVIDTINRLNENPAVHGIILQLPLPQHIDTEVMLGLIAPNKDVDGLTPINLGRLLAGNPVFVPATPAGIVELLRRYSIKTSGRRTVIIGRGLLVGRPLANLLLRKGEYGDATIVVTHSQTKDLISICKIAEILVVAVGKPNFVTGEMINEGVVIIDAGINRTNEGIVGDVNFESAVRKSSAITPVPGGVGPMTVAMLLSNTVLAAELNSGLKTERQ
- a CDS encoding Do family serine endopeptidase codes for the protein MINSLIDKVSAVLVGSLFVFNFLLALPQLPESLFSHSPFIFIVEQVLPSVVNISTERKIKNSNPVKPWNDEFFEFFPWDFYLPERNAYSLGSGVIISSDGYIVTNNHLIAGYDNIIVKLHDGTELKNENISIVGVDPQTDLAVIKIKPTVSLVPIKFADPASIKVGDWAIAIGNPYGLQGTVTVGVISAIGRSGFQLPGGPTRQDFIQTDAAINPGNSGGALVNIRGELIGINTAISSPLGVNIGIGFAIPVNYVKNVAEQLIKYGKVTRGYLGIVPQEITEQLRKALKLTVNYGILISEVIPHTPAEKAGLRVGDVILDVNGEPVTGVKQFRERIADLRPGTQVTLRIVRKGSILIKRAVLTEFPKLIQPQLPSEQDRNNNWLGLEVADLSSEDKENAECEQGVKVLSVRPRSLAEDAGFQPGDIILKINERQIADHHDFEQITKEIAGSKEPVLVYIKRNRQPMFIAVQPRN
- a CDS encoding FAD-binding oxidoreductase, translated to MSRKTADAVIVGGGIIGAAVGYHLAKAGFKVTLLEKKFPCAGSTGRCIGGIRAQFSHELTIKVMLLSIKLFQNFKEEVGDDIEWYAGGYLFLAFDEERKRSFLKAIEIQRQCGLDVAFVSADECARIVPGLNTEGLIGGAWCPTDGQANPFKVTFGYLKRMRDLGSKVYTETEVVGININKGRVVSVVTNRGDEFFAPVVLNAAGPWASEVGRMAGVSVPVTPDRHEALVTEAVERCLDPMLVDYRSDGCYFLQHYGTGHIIGCYTPVPLVPGYRLDSSDEFITEMPRRMIRLLPKLSSVKVLRQWAGSYEMSPDGNPICGRTSIEGYFVAAGMSGHGFMFGPAIGKLMAEMITTGKSTIDLSEFRLDRSFTKSEAMR
- a CDS encoding (2Fe-2S)-binding protein, translated to MGHGNRTKRAVKKSALNSVIVCRCEEISEDEVRQAIKNGYHSPEELKRILRIGMGHCSGRGCMRVVARMIEEIAGIPIAKLQFPKSRPPVKPIKLQLLGQYRYESENS
- a CDS encoding 4Fe-4S binding protein; the encoded protein is MAIEKYRRSGVLTFNDLKRNGFVPSYSRLQKRPVVLIECIENIPCNPCAYACPRGAIKIEGALINKPSVDFEICNGCGICITKCPGLAIFVINYNYTKTHASIAMPYEFIPRPQPDAKVLCLDRNGNKVCYGRVIKVLDSQSFNRCAVVTVAVSKRFWKDVRHIRLI
- a CDS encoding CoA-transferase, with the translated sequence MFLEVSYMEILESGTGELFHPPDPDGFREWVHKHKNTRLVSKIMSEQEAIARFVQDGDYIGTELYGTVRAPMSLIRELIRQGKKHLKVAGQGVHELDLLLAADLVDCLDITYIGWELYGISSILRRAVESGRVKTAEWSNAAISWRFKAAAMGVSFIPVRSMLGTDTFKYSAAKIAKDPWTGKPVCLLPALYLDVGLIHVHQADEYGNCRIEGISGFAVELARASKKLIISAEEIISNEEIRRYPERTIIPYYLVDAVVPAKYGSHPGEMCYRYWRDEEHLLQFYRDSADPEKTRAYLNRWVYGCSSHDEYIKLVGIERLKKLEMEIGGR